tatatatatatatatatatatatatatatatatatatatatatatagtaactttttttatatagatatcttaaaatgattttgaTTCaaaatagtcaacatattgaagtgttcatatataaatgtttatgcagatatattaatttttgtggcgtcaggaaggtttttcgtcgcggcgcgtgaaaggagtcagattcggcgaattttcgtcgcgacttctggtcaagcttgATCAAAAACTACTGAGGCTAGGaaagcgtgcttggtggcaaatgaaagctctgtaattaatacagattaataatcatgAAAAAGTGGAaagcagtaaataaataaaaaaaagttataagcaaaaaactaggacgtgtccaaatcgcggcaaaagggccgaaaaacaggctatattgtgacggctcgacgacaaacttggaatcgacctatcaaaacatccttcgatcaaaagggtttacgtttcgagctcaagcgacgaaactactgagaGTAGGGAAATGGTATGCATCATGTTGTAAAGCATAGTGGTAGCGCTGAATTAtgtgttaaataagtttttttgaaattctaaaaaatgagtgggttttaaggttgggaactcaaaaatagtttttttttcagtctttttttgcgaatttattcgttTTTTACCCtgtcgagtcggtttttgagcccggtcgcttattacataatatagcccttttattttgccgtcgattgataacAAAGatatttctgtagccccagaaataagggcgTTATGGCGATTctcaccaaagcggttgattttccaaaattcgcggcttattGACAATGgcgccgcaaaaaaaaaaaaaaaaaaaaaaaaaagaatccggcgtccattacttgagatgtcactggtttagcgcaacagcaaaagtttccccgaaacggctaagacaggatgaccaagagtcagttaggaaagcaaaatcaccagtagaacgcccttgcggagcccttactggcgatcagaaaggttagaagtggatagatgcttaagaaacttccggttaaggatttattcaaaaactttagatagacaagaaagttaagctataggacggtagtttgagggattagaacggtcacccttcttaggcacaggctgtatgaaggcgtacttccagcaggaattaaaggtagatgttgataggcgtCAGTTTGCATTGAAACTAAATCATCTTTTGTTCTGGCTTGCCTGAACAGAAAATGTCAAGTTTGTAGACCTTCTGCGGCATCAGAAGGTGACATGCAACCATCCGCTGACCTTAGTATCGGGATGAGTGTCCTTCAGCCACTCTCCTCAAGAAGGATACAGTGGCCGAGAGTCCTGATACCTGTAATACTTAtataaatacattaaaatatGGACTCTGCAAAGTTAATATCCTGTCGAGCTGATCATTCTCTCTGGTGCAACCCACTCGTCATTTTCCTGACTCTGACACCTTCAATAGTCATGCCCCGTAAGTTATGCCTCTAGTAGACCATTTACTATTACAGAGGCTCTCTCACAACTGTCCCACTCATCTCCCCTTACACACTTAACAGTCATCCCAAGTAACACTGTACACCACCAGTCACTTGGGACATGTTTTTGCTCCACTGGACTTGTTCATTTGCCCTCCTAAAAGATAGTTTTCCAACCACTACAAGTTAATTGTTATACATTTTGTAGATAATCATTGTCCACAGGAACTGTATGGCGGAGCTGCGTTGCGAGTGGTGTCTTCCTACAATACTACCACCTATAAACGTCCTCTCTCTTTCAGGGCGACAACCCTGAGGACTGCCCGGTGTGCCTGACGACCTACGACGACGCCCTGCGGCGGGCATACACGATGCCCTGCGGGCACTCGCTGTGTTCACGCTGCATCGATGGCCTAAGGGATCGGAGTCACGTCACCTGTCCCAGCTGCCGTGTCAGACACGCTGTTCCTGAGGGGTTGCAGTTCCATTTAAGTTACACTCCTGAAGCTTTTATCAAAAGGCTGAATCTTACAGTGGCGGCAGAATCTGCTGCAGCCGCCTCATTGCCACCCAAGGATCTTGGGGGTCAGTGGACTGGAATAGGTGGCAGGCAGTGGGAAGCCGCAGGTCTCAGTCCCAGCGTTCTCTTTCTGCTGCAGGAGCAGGAGGCAAAAATTCTGGCCGCCATCAGCACCTGCCAGGAGATTCATGCACAGCTGGACGAGTATCAGACAACACTGGCGGGCTGGtgtcagcagcagcagtggtTGGAAAATGGCTTACAGAAGGTGATTGACGAGAGCCATAGTGCCAGGATGCTCGTGTTGCAGGATGAGTCTAGGGCGGTGGCcaagaaggaggagacgaaggagagagagaggcacctgCATGCTGCGCTGGAAGCCCTGCGCAGGGTCACCTCAGCACAGGAAGCATTGCCGGCTATTGACGACGCCAACCACAGCACTGACGAAGCGGAGCAGAGGGCGGGGGAATGCCGAGAGATGTTCCCCGACGTAGTCGTTGCCGCAGCTGCCAGGAAGGTAAGTGTGACGGCGCCTTACCGCGGCCAGTCTTGTGTGTCTGCATGTATTAGTTCTTTCACCATCTTTGCCGTCGATAGGAAGGTGAGTTTGACGCCACCGCTGCCAGCCTTTGTGTATCTACAACAACCGTCACACTACCATCGCCGtcgccaggaaggtgagtgtgacGCCACAGCGGCCAGTCTTTGTGTATCTGTGTCAACCGTTGTAACATCCCCGCCGATGCTAGGAAGGTGAGGGTGATGCCACCAAGGCTAGTCTTTGTCATCTCAGCCGGTGCACATGCGTAAATTTCCCGCCTGGCTGGTGCAGCAGACAATCGGCCTATTCGCAGTATGGTGTGTTCATGCAAAGGGGGCTGATAACTATTTTTCAACTCCAGTTTGCAAAGAAAATTTAATAATGATTGCTATAGCATTGTAAAGTAATATTCAAGACATGTCCATATAATATGATTTATATATACTTGGCATGAAGCCATTTTTATCATGTAACTCGTATAAGATAAAACCCCTCATTACCCAAGTGATTTTTCTGCAAGTATTTTTACGGCACagaaaacaactcaagggcagctacaaaaaacaaaataaaatagagataGCCTGCTATAGGCGCTCCTTTAAGAGTGGCCAGAGGAAAGGTTAGGTGtctcggaaggagaggtgtcttgatacgctccTTTTGAAAttcaagagttcaagtcgtaggtaaaggtaaagttgggggcatacgctgtagcagcgcatggcctaggtgctcatctccgtaacattggccattgagcctgtggtgggaggatgCCCATTACCCCGGAACACAGGGTcaatgtgacatccgggttaccacagtttaccttccccaggtttcctcagatacccatttatcgaccagcccgaaagggaggatgaacagctgggtgagctgcacgctgactgcctgggccgggattcgaacccgggcccgcggagtagaagccaggcacactgaccactagaccacggaggcgtaggcaggaggaaatacagtcgGAGAAacgctgttccagagtttatcaacgaaaaggataaaatgatggaaataactggatagaatagggatgagctagagtagaaaatcgtgtgcaacggggccgtAGGAGGGGTGAAttcattcagttagcaagttcacgtgagcagtcagcatgaaaatatcggtagaagatggaaagggaggcaacattgcgAGGGACCTTGAGAGGTAAAAGATTATCAGTATGAAaaggagagttgatgtgacgaaGTGCCTTTAACTCAACTTTGTTCAAAAAGTGTGTGCGTGGATCTCCCcacataattttatatgaaatgtatgctccatacgaggacggacaatgCCTTTATATATGGATAGAGCCTGGGAGGGGGAAAAATTGGCGGAAACAATACTTAAGGCAACTAAGGATAAAGCAGTCTCTGTCAACAgcaggggaggcggtgggtgaacggatagcgagatggccccgcgttcaggaggacgcgagttcaatccccgaccggtgccaccaagctgggggTTTTCAGCCGcccccgagtggcttaagactacccacatgctgtccagaagaccacctatcaacccggactctagattctaggattaaagatgagctccgggagggcagcttgagccaatgcaagatggcaccactataaacactcgcctgtgccagaacgggctgggccgaccatcaggccccaccgggaagaagccttggaccgaccatcaggaactcaggatccaccgggaaaaagcctaccggcgcaataggccacgacgtaaaaaaaaaaaaaattaaataaataaaaagcatacCATCCCCAGTCACAGGGAGCGCTTGAGAGGCAACATCAAACTCTCAAACTCTCTCCTCTGCAAGCCAAGTATTATGGTCCTTATAAAGTTCAGAGAAAACTGTCTGAATATAATTACATAATTGAGACTCCAGACCACCGTAAGGCTACTCAGCTAGTTAACGTTAACTTAAAGCCCTATAAGCACCAGAACTCACCAGACAACCCTCAGAGACCCagacccatgtcatgtgtaactCGTACAGTCAGCTCTGATTCCTCCATACCCGTGGTTGAGGACCCTTGTGTTCCGCCTACGGTTCAGGAACCAGAGCTGACCCACATCATTCCATCGGCTCCATTGTCGAACTCTGAGATTCTTGttgagccccgttcacactgtgccgactctgggccaagacaacccacgactctagggtacacgaggtcttgagtgttgatgtgaaagggtcgggcatgtcttgaaagaggtcttgagactgctgtACCGACGTCGTgtcgggagtctggagtcgtgaggggtagcgcaaaaaagtattccatgctaaactttcacgacaagagtcggcaagagtctggaccaaccgtcacttccggttggggtctgagggaggtctgagacagtcgtgacgtctgtcgtcaacagtcttggcttgtcttgagacagtcgtgacgactgtcggggtcATTTATCaattttttaccgtttcctgtcggcacagtcgtctatgccgactacttaagaatgatgagggactgtcgtgacgacagtcttcgcttaATGAAGAACGTTCGTGACggctgtcggctcagaaatactggctaacactgccgccatcaagaaatttatatttttattttgcaattacaagcacaataacaactgggCATGGTTatgtttcgctggcacaaacttgggagccgcacagtacgcatccacgcactccttttgcctcgatctctcttgtgttgaggtcagaaaaatgtggaatgcagcatctcactctccaatacggaatggatccatattgaaaggaactggtggaaaccctaaaatttctcgagcatgcaacgggtgacagccgcagcacgctgctggtggaggcaagagggaggagggagggacgttacgtcgcgtttTTACACGTAtgttaggacgaacctttgacaaattttacgggttggttttgtgattaaccgaaaaatgcgctcactacaattttaagatactaaATTATATCAGCTTAACCATTCAGATaataaaataccgtacggaacaaatgccgttccgtataggttgaaaacggaacgatacatttcattctcgaatacagagcgattccgtattttaaggaacggcaaggctgccgccaagacagtcgccaagacagtcgcgaagacggtcaggaagaccgtcggccaactccttggcaacagTCGGCCAGCtcgtcggccaaccagttgacagacagtctggaagactgtcgtcaagactgtcggccaatcggtcggcagattcgtggttgtcatagacatggcgccatttcaaaaatagaccgttgagactcgtcttgagactagttggcagcatgccgcaaacattctgccaactagttggccgaatgtcccagacagtcggcaatcatggtagccgataccaagacgccaaaaaaatcttggagcgtgggagccgacttgtcaaatgcagtagtcgttgggttgtcttggcccagagtcggcacagtgtgaacggggcttaagtcttcctcactttctccagcacctctcctcctcacaacaagATGATCTGAATCACATACTCAGACAGTTCAGTTCGGTCCTTAAGGATAATCATGGCCATTGCCACACTATCAGTCACGTCATCAACCTGCAGAATGGAACCCTTCCTTTAAAACAACACTATTATCGGTTACATCCACAGAAGAGGGCACAGATGCAGAAGGAGGTGAATTACTTATTGGAACACGGCCTAGCAGTCCCCAGCAAATCTCCTTGGGCCTCACCATGTCTACTCGTACCCAAAGAGGATGGCCAGCTAAGGctctgcaccgactaccgcagAGTCAACTCAGTCACGGTTTCACACGCCCATCCTCTTCCACGGGTAGACGATCTCATTGATGAGGTGGGAAACGCACAGTTTTGAACAAAAATGGACCTGTTGAGGGGTTACTGCCAGATACCGTTGTCGGTGGAGGCACAAGTAATATCCGCCTACACCACACCCTTTGGATTATTCCAATATACAGTGATGCCTTTCGACCTTAAAAATAGTCCAGCAACCTTCCAGAGGGCCATGAATGACCTATTGCAGGGGTAAGATGGAGTAGCGGTCTATCTGGACGACATACTAATTTGTTctcctgtctttccggttccagccctgagatctggccctcatccagccctaaggctCCCCAGTTTACCTCCTCAAGGCGTcttcttctaaagtcaggcaccaacacagggttgagttcatgggtcaccgcccagtctaatttaaacctaatttccttgtgatcactgccacctaattctcccccaacatctagctcgctgatcatattctcgctGTTAGTTacgactaagtctaaaatgttgttacctctggtgggctcagtcactgtctgcttgagaaaattatcttgtattactttcagaaaatcctcagattctagatcacccacctcgccttcccagtctatattcctatcacccaccacgccttcccagtctatattcctatggttaaaatcccccattatgcagacatttttgccccTGCTAGCCccgcctacctcttgcagtaatatatcggtgtcctgcctgctaaggttgggtggcctgtaaagaatccctagagttagtttgtctttccctttgtggacgtccacccaaactgattctgagtcgccatttgtttgaagagagctgttagcggaacatttaagtgtgtctttaacataaagtgccaccctccatccccttcttccctttctatctttgtgacacatctgataaccatctatttcatactccgacatgaagtttttgtttgcagtatccacccatgtttccgtgatagctataatgtcgaatttctcgacacatgctttccccctcagtagatctatcttgttcctgagactcctactgttggtgtaataagccgttagcccatcctttcttacatcctttcgattactcctgtgtcccctagtcccagtctgcgatgcatagccactgatgacaggccctcccccctcgcctactcaaaaatatcctgtagggtgctaagtgatcgctcgccCAGCTTGCAGGCCACATCACCACAATTTTTCAGAGCTGCCTCACCAGCAAGTGGCCTTCCCTTTGGAAAGTTGCTAACGTGGCGGCcgtacacaaaaaaaggaagaagacagatcCTCGTAACTTCAGGCCAATCTCTCTCCATTCTTGCCAAGAGGATTTCAGTCTTCTTCAACACACACCACATTCTCAGCGACAGACAGTATGGCTTCCGCACCAACAGGTCTGCCAACGACATCCTCCTCAGCATGTCCTCTGCTTGGCAGCATAATCTCGACAGAGGACGCGACACTTTCTTCATCGCCCTGGACATCACGGGAGCGTTTGATGGAGTGTGGCACTTCGGACTCATCTCCAAACTCcagagtgtgggtgttagtggcaggctccttcatctccttcacgactacctccaggacagatCGCTCAGTGTAGTGGTGAACGGTCACACCTCGGAGGAATATCCTATTAATGCCGGCGTCCCACAGGGAAGTGTCCTTGGACCACTTTTGTGGAACGTGTATATTAAtgacctcctccacctcatccctgAAACAAACGCCTACGCGGACGACTGTACCCTCACATTCCCTTACGACGGTACAGATCACTGTGCAACCGTCGCCCTTATCAACCAGGTTCTACAGACTATTTCATCGTGGGGACATCGTTGGCAGGTTGACCTGGCACACGACAAGACACAGTTCATGCTGGTCTCCAGGCGACGCTGCCCCCCAGCCATCCCCACTCCCCCCACATTTCTGCAAGGGAAGGTGCTGTCTTTGCAACAGTCTATCACTGTCCTCGGCGAGGAGGCGAACAACAGCCACCAGCCACGTCAGGAAGACTGCCTCCGAGGCAGCAGGTCGGCTAAACTGTGTCAGGCGTGACTCCCACTTTCTCGATGCGAAGGGAGTGTCGAACCTTTATGCTGCCCAGGTTCGCTCCCTTATGGAATACGTCCCCCTGACATGGTCATCCTGCCCTCCTTCATGCCTGGATCTTCTCGACAAGGTACAACACCGCGCCCAACGGCTCATCTCTCAAAGGACCGCCCCAAACCACCAGCAACCCACTCCACTACATCCTCTTCAGCATAGGCGAGATGTGGATGGCCTATGTACCATGTACAAGGTACACAAGCAGGCTGCTCCGCACCTCGCAACTCTCCGGCAACAGTGGGCAACACCACACCCCCACGCCACCAGGGATGCCTTGTCGAGGGATCACCAGCTCACCGTGCCCTTCACCAGAACAAAGACCTTCTTCCGCCCTTTCGTGCCCCGGTACACCaaactctggaactgcctgaAACGACACACTGACATTCACACATCCACTACACTCCACACTTTTAAAAAAAGAGGTGAACACCTGGTTATTGTCCAATGTACATAACTGACTTTGCCACTGTACTGCTCATTCTCTTGTAACTTTTAGTTGCATGATGCCAATTCCATGTACCGCCTCATGTAATCATGCTTGGtaaataaaatagagagagagagagagagagaggctgctggTACTGCTAAAACGCATAGTGATCTTCAATGGACTACTTCACTAAGATATGGCTTTGTACTTCTCCAGTtacagaacaactaaactaaGTGAATACCTCCCAAGTGAAGTGCATAATCATAAACTACTGCTTGATCGGTAATATAAAGTAATGCAAGCCTGTTAATCTAAATATGTTGCCAGAAACAGTAATATAAACAATTACGTTGATCAGAGTAGAGCTAACATCCTTTTTCATCTATTAGACGATGGATGAATCAACTGCAGCTATGGAGGCTGCAAAACAAGTTTGGATAGCACAGGAGACTTCGGCCAGCGCTATCAAGGAGCCCCGCCACCAGCCTCCAGCTTGGACCATCACCGAGAAACTCAAGGATATGCTAGCGCAGCCAAATTTGACGGTGAGTTAGTGAGCTGGCCTCAACGGTGCctcctgttcacacacacacacacacacacacacacacacacacacacacacacacacacacacacacacaccctgctccGTAGCTCAGTGGTAAAAGCTCTGCGCTTCCTGGCTTCATGGCCTGGCAGGCCCAGTTCGAGCCCCGCAAGGGAGATGGGATGTGTGTTGTGTGAAAGTCCTGGCAGCATCCAGatatcgactataatgagcttggtCTTATCGGAAGGATATTTGCTGGCGATTGCCAGTCCAACTCataatcaggccgtggtgaattacacacacacacacacacacacacacacacacacacacacacagacacacacacacacaccgctcggttgctcaatcggtagagcgctgcgctgcgaggcttaacggccaaacaggcggcggttcgagcaccgctcaagccggattctttcggttgactaagagtggttactgtccccccttgagcgagggggatggggtgtgtggtgtgtgaggtcctggcagtaccgtAAGATCGACGATAATGATCACTcactctcgtcgggagggtacctccTGGCGAAAGCgggtccaactcgtgatcaggccatggtaaattacacacacacacacacacacacacacacacacacacacacacacacactgacaaaaaCGTAGCACGGTACTCAAACCATCTGTACATAAGAACATCTCTATTTGTTTTGCCATAATAACACTATTAATTCAATTAAATATTGAGAGGAGCATATTACAATTACATTCATTCCGAAGCaagatgttgcgtctacgtacgcaacgacatcacttgctttcgtgctCACGACCtcgactcttcagaattttccaccatctggctaagacttcattgtcattctattactaaatacatctgtgctgtttatctctcgcctaactctactaactatgtaaaattatttgactatttgaactctaaagtggagcacacttgacccactctcccttcgctgaaatctccatcaccaccagctttgactttcatcctctttcgctgaccaacctggtgaacaagcctacagctttgctATACTCAGTGATCTAGAGCATTTGATTCAGCAacctacatgtattcccgaccgtcttggcattttgcttcagctcggtggtacgacctgaggatgtacttttccgatttcccgtggaatgattactgcttccaggagaaagACCCCTCTGTGCGTGccctgcgcatcacagaggtgattgtctctggaatggaggcacacattccacatactttctctactcctcatgctaaaaagccttggtttaatcacgcttgttctcgtgctaccAAAGGTAGaggggcagctcacaaaaggtaccagagccttcgcactcctgctaaccacgaTCTTTACATTTTCTGCCCTGAAACGTGCTAAATCTATCTTCgatttaccaaaagctctttcatccataggaaatgtcaaagccttgctttctctaattcttccagagacttctggcacctagccaaaaatatctcctccaatttcacttcttcatctttccctcatctccttaacaatgacggcagcaccgccgtctcatctctctctaaggctgaactcttcgctcaaaccttctgcaaaaactccactctggtcGATTCTGggcatcttcctcctactcatcccccctctgactcctttatgcctgttattaagcttTTTAAAAATGATGTTttgtatgccctctctggcctcaactctcagaaggtttatggacctgatggagtgtctattgtctttaaaaactgtgcttccgtgctgacactttGCCTGGTCCAACTTTTTCGCCTCAGcctgttaacatctacctttccttcctgctggaggtacgccttcattcagcctgtgcctaagaagggtgactgttccaatccctcaaactaccgtcctatatatTAACTTTCTtgactatctaaagcttttgaatcaatccttaaccagaagttTCTTATGCAtttatccacttctgaccttctttctgatcgccagtatgggttccgcaaggggcgttcaactggtgatcttcttgctttcgtaactgactcttgatcatcctttttagccgtttcggtgaaacttttgctgttgcgcaAGAAacatcaaaagcctttgatagggtctggcacaaatcttttctttcttaactgccctcttacggtttctatccttctctctgtaccttcatctccagtttcctctctgaccgatctatcactgctgtagtagactgtcactgttcttcccctaaacctatcaacagcggTGTCCCACAGGACTCTGCCCtacctctcactctctttttgttgttcattgataatatattttttttccaaaacgCACTCTCCTATTCAtacttacgccgatgactctactctgcattactcaacctcttttgatagaaggccaacccaacaggaactaaacgattccaggctggagggcAAGAGgagcttggtgtccttcaacgcctcaaaaactcacctatcaactcgacacagccttcctaacacctatcctctaatatttgacaacactcagctgtcactttctccttcactaaacatcctcggtctatccttaagtCAATATTgtaactggaaactccatatctcctctctcactaaatcagcttcctcgaggttgcgCGTTCCATatagtctccgccagttcttctcccccgcacagatgcggTCCATATAttggggtcttgtccgccctcgtatggagtatgcatcacatgtcgggggggctccactctcacatctctcttggacagagtagagtcaaaggctcttcgcctcatcaactcccctcctcatactgacagtcttcatcctcttaaattccgtcgccatgttacctctctttatatcttctttcgatattttcatgttgactgctcttctgaacttgcaatctgcatgcctcccccctcccgcggccccgctgcactcgtcTTTCTACTCTAACTCAtctctgtactgtccaaacccctcatgcaagaattaaccagcatcttcactctttcatctcttacacttgtaaactctggaacagccttccttcacctgtattttctcctgcctatgacttgacctcttttaagaagagtgtatcaagacacctctccacccgaaatttacctctcttttggccactctttacttttgtgtgttgtgggagcggtgagtagcgggccttttttccaacactctttttgttgcccttgagccgtctcctttgttgtaaaaaaaaaaaaaaaaaaaatatatatatatatatatatatatatatatatatatatatatatatatatatatatatatatatatgcatataaatTCATTGTTCGACTTTTAGGGCTACCTACAGTAAATTTGGCAACTCCATATTTTCATTTGTCATGTATCAAaaatgttttcatttgttttgtacCAATGGAACTTTACCATGAGATGTAATTAGATGTAAGATTATGAGCCCATCCGTTGCACAGCCCCA
Above is a genomic segment from Eriocheir sinensis breed Jianghai 21 chromosome 7, ASM2467909v1, whole genome shotgun sequence containing:
- the LOC126992715 gene encoding uncharacterized protein LOC126992715 isoform X4, producing the protein MPCGHSLCSRCIDGLRDRSHVTCPSCRVRHAVPEGLQFHLSYTPEAFIKRLNLTVAAESAAAASLPPKDLGGQWTGIGGRQWEAAGLSPSVLFLLQEQEAKILAAISTCQEIHAQLDEYQTTLAGWCQQQQWLENGLQKVIDESHSARMLVLQDESRAVAKKEETKERERHLHAALEALRRVTSAQEALPAIDDANHSTDEAEQRAGECREMFPDVVVAAAARKTMDESTAAMEAAKQVWIAQETSASAIKEPRHQPPAWTITEKLKDMLAQPNLTQAEDLHSTTRPSIWLLLAQRVFAMHQVEGRHRFARITIEDDRLFLHALQDLSLPLGAAKLQLSEVVPACPPCLVFLDLCWPASMHQRVIIRLSPDTPMARQFVLLCSGERGPSYANTRLWGVGDKGLPGERLWFGDYENNDGTGGAALLPNLSKGKYQKSASAGALWGTWQWGGRTRGAQFGITTRDRVGGVWSDVFGEVVEGMNCLRAAINHSDITEVIVVDCGVILKRQ
- the LOC126992715 gene encoding uncharacterized protein LOC126992715 isoform X2 — protein: MGDNPEDCPVCLTTYDDALRRAYTMPCGHSLCSRCIDGLRDRSHVTCPSCRVRHAVPEGLQFHLSYTPEAFIKRLNLTVAAESAAAASLPPKDLGGQWTGIGGRQWEAAGLSPSVLFLLQEQEAKILAAISTCQEIHAQLDEYQTTLAGWCQQQQWLENGLQKVIDESHSARMLVLQDESRAVAKKEETKERERHLHAALEALRRVTSAQEALPAIDDANHSTDEAEQRAGECREMFPDVVVAAAARKTMDESTAAMEAAKQVWIAQETSASAIKEPRHQPPAWTITEKLKDMLAQPNLTAEDLHSTTRPSIWLLLAQRVFAMHQVEGRHRFARITIEDDRLFLHALQDLSLPLGAAKLQLSEVVPACPPCLVFLDLCWPASMHQRVIIRLSPDTPMARQFVLLCSGERGPSYANTRLWGVGDKGLPGERLWFGDYENNDGTGGAALLPNLSKGKYQKSASAGALWGTWQWGGRTRGAQFGITTRDRVGGVWSDVFGEVVEGMNCLRAAINHSDITEVIVVDCGVILKRQ
- the LOC126992715 gene encoding uncharacterized protein LOC126992715 isoform X1, giving the protein MGDNPEDCPVCLTTYDDALRRAYTMPCGHSLCSRCIDGLRDRSHVTCPSCRVRHAVPEGLQFHLSYTPEAFIKRLNLTVAAESAAAASLPPKDLGGQWTGIGGRQWEAAGLSPSVLFLLQEQEAKILAAISTCQEIHAQLDEYQTTLAGWCQQQQWLENGLQKVIDESHSARMLVLQDESRAVAKKEETKERERHLHAALEALRRVTSAQEALPAIDDANHSTDEAEQRAGECREMFPDVVVAAAARKTMDESTAAMEAAKQVWIAQETSASAIKEPRHQPPAWTITEKLKDMLAQPNLTQAEDLHSTTRPSIWLLLAQRVFAMHQVEGRHRFARITIEDDRLFLHALQDLSLPLGAAKLQLSEVVPACPPCLVFLDLCWPASMHQRVIIRLSPDTPMARQFVLLCSGERGPSYANTRLWGVGDKGLPGERLWFGDYENNDGTGGAALLPNLSKGKYQKSASAGALWGTWQWGGRTRGAQFGITTRDRVGGVWSDVFGEVVEGMNCLRAAINHSDITEVIVVDCGVILKRQ
- the LOC126992715 gene encoding uncharacterized protein LOC126992715 isoform X3, with translation MGDNPEDCPVCLTTYDDALRRAYTMPCGHSLCSRCIDGLRDRSHVTCPSCRVRHAVPEGLQFHLSYTPEAFIKRLNLTVAAESAAAASLPPKDLGGQWTGIGGRQWEAAGLSPSVLFLLQEQEAKILAAISTCQEIHAQLDEYQTTLAGWCQQQQWLENGLQKVIDESHSARMLVLQDESRAVAKKEETKERERHLHAALEALRRVTSAQEALPAIDDANHSTDEAEQRAGECREMFPDVVVAAAARKTMDESTAAMEAAKQVWIAQETSASAIKEPRHQPPAWTITEKLKDMLAQPNLTQAEDLHSTTRPSIWLLLAQRVFAMHQVEGRHRFARITIEDDRLFLHALQDLSLPLGAAKLQLSEVVPACPPCLVFLDLCWPASMHQRVIIRLSPDTPMARQFVLLCSGERGPSYANTRLWGVGDKGLPGERLWFGDYENNDGTGGAALLPNLSKETMKVGLGGDGASWVRYPRKVKPVSPRWPTPWTGRMAAPTLNVSSFIKCFFINYFAIC